A part of Rhinolophus ferrumequinum isolate MPI-CBG mRhiFer1 chromosome 11, mRhiFer1_v1.p, whole genome shotgun sequence genomic DNA contains:
- the PDE2A gene encoding cGMP-dependent 3',5'-cyclic phosphodiesterase isoform X2 produces MRRQPAASQDLLAQEPVPPRSRDVRLEDALLSLGSVIDIAGLHRAVKEAFSAVLPRVETVYTYLLDKESRLVCEDPPHELPQEGKVREAVISRKRLSCNGLGPSNLLGKPLAKLVAPLAADTQVLVIPLVEKETVAVAAVILVHCGQLSDSEERSLQAVEKHTLVALRRVQVLQQRGPRAAPEAVQNPPAGAAKDEQREIAHTDQDRKILQLCGELYDLDASSLQLKVLQYLQQETQASCCCLLLVSEDNLQLSCKVIGDKVLEEEVSFPMTMGRLGQVVEDKKSIQLKDLTSEDVQQLQSMLGCELQAMLCVPVISRATDQVVALACSFNKLGGDLFTDQDEQVTQHCFQYTSTVLTSTLAFQKEQKLKCECQALLQVAKNLFTHLDDVSVLLQEIITEARNLSNAEICSVFLLDQNELVAKVFDGGVVEDESYEIRIPADQGIAGHVATTGQILNIPDAYAHPLFYRGVDDSTGFRTRNILCFPIKNENQEVIGVAELVNKINGPWFSKFDEDLATAFSIYCGISIAHSLLYKKVNEAQYRSHLANEMMMYHMKVSDDEYTKLLHEGIPPVAVIDSNFASFIYTPRSLPEDDTSMAILSMLQDMNFINNYKIDCPTLARFCLMVKKGYRDPPYHNWMHAFSVSHFCYLLYKNLELTNYLEDIEIFALFISCMCHDLDHRGTNNSFQVASKSVLAALYSSEGSVMERHHFAQAIAILNTHGCNIFDHFSRKDYQRMLDLMRDIILATDLAHHLRIFKDLQKMAEVGYDRNNKQHHSLLLCLLMTSCDLSDQTKGWKTTRKIAELIYKEFFSQGDLEKAMGNRPMEMMDREKAYIPELQISFMEHIAMPIYKLLQDLFPKAAELYERVASNREHWTKVSHKFTIRGLPSNNSLDFLDEEYEVPELDGTGGPVNGCCSLDSA; encoded by the exons AGAGGCTGTGATCTCCCGAAAGCGGCTGAGCTGCAATGGACTGGGCCCCTCCAACCTCCTGGGGAAGCCTTTGGCTAAGCTGGTGGCCCCATTGGCTGCTGACACCCAAG TGCTGGTCATACCGCTGGTGGAGAAGGAGACTGTGGCTGTGGCAGCCGTCATCTTG GTGCACTGTGGCCAGCTGAGTGACAGTGAAGAAAGGAGCCTTCAAGCTGTAGAGAAGCAT ACGCTGGTGGCCCTGCGAAGGGTGCAGGTCCTGCAGCAGCGCGGGCCCCGCGCGGCCCCCGAAGCGGTTCAGAACCCCCCGGCGGGAGCGGCGAAAGACGAGCAGAGAGAGATTGCCCACACCGACCAGGACCGAAAGATCCTGCAACTGTGTG GGGAACTCTACGACCTGGATGCCTCTTCCCTGCAGCTCAAAGTCCTCCAATAT CTGCAGCAGGAGACCCAGGCATCCTGCTGCTGCCTCCTGCTGGTGTCCGAGGACAATCTCCAGCTCTCCTGTAAG GTCATTGGAGATAAAGTGCTAGAGGAAGAGGTCAGCTTCCCG ATGACAATGGGACGCCTGGGCCAAGTGGTGGAAGACAAGAAATCTATCCAACTGAAAGATCTCACCTCT GAGGATGTGCAACAGCTGCAAAGCATGTTGGGCTGCGAGCTGCAGGCCATGCTCTGTGTCCCTGTCATCAGCCGAGCCACTGACCAGGTGGTGGCCCTGGCCTGCTCTTTCAACAAACTTGGAGGAGACTT GTTCACAGACCAGGATGAGCAGGTGACCCAGCACTGCTTCCAATACACCAGCACAGTGCTCACCAGCACCCTGGCCTTCCAGAAGGAGCAGAAACTCAAGTGTGAGTGCCAG GCTCTTCTCCAAGTGGCAAAGAACCTCTTCACTCACCTGG ACGACGTCTCTGTCCTGCTCCAGGAGATCATTACAGAGGCCAGAAATCTCAGCAATGCTGAGAT CTGCTCAGTGTTCCTGCTGGATCAGAATGAACTGGTGGCCAAGGTGTTCGACGGGGGCGTGGTGGAGGACGAG AGCTATGAGATCCGCATCCCAGCAGACCAGGGAATCGCGGGCCACGTGGCGACCACGGGCCAGATCCTGAACATCCCAGACGCGTACGCACACCCACTCTTCTACCGTGGCGTGGATGACAGCACCGGCTTCCGCACACGCAACATCCTTTGCTTTCCCATCAAGAATGAGAACCAGG AGGTCATCGGTGTGGCTGAGCTGGTGAACAAGATCAACGGACCATGGTTCAGCAAGTTCGATGAGGACCTGGCAACAGCCTTCTCCATCTACTGTGGCATCAGCATCGCCCAT TCCCTCCTTTACAAGAAAGTGAATGAGGCCCAGTATCGCAGCCACCTCGCTAATGAGATGATGATGTACCACATGAAG GTCTCTGATGATGAATATACCAAACTTCTCCATGAAGGGATCCCGCCGGTGGCTGTCATTGACTCCAATTTCGCCAGTTTTATCTATACCCCTCGCTCTCTCCCAGAAGATGATACTTCCATG GCCATCCTGAGCATGCTGCAGGACATGAATTTCATCAACAACTACAAAATTGACTGCCCGACGCTGGCCCG gttcTGTTTGATGGTGAAGAAGGGCTACCGAGATCCCCCTTACCACAACTGGATGCACGCCTTCTCTGTCTCCCACTTCTGCTACCTGCTTTACAAGAACCTGGAGCTCACTAACTACCTCGA GGACATCGAGATCTTTGCCTTGTTTATTTCCTGCATGTGTCATGACCTGGACCACAGAGGCACAAACAACTCCTTCCAGGTGGCCTCG AAATCTGTGCTGGCTGCGCTCTACAGCTCTGAGGGCTCTGTCATGGAG AGGCACCACTTCGCTCAGGCCATCGCCATCCTCAACACCCATGGTTGTAACATCTTCGACCACTTCTCCCGGAAG GACTACCAGCGCATGCTGGACCTCATGCGGGACATCATCTTGGCCACGGACCTGGCCCACCACCTCCGCATCTTCAAGGACCTCCAGAAGATGGCGGAAG TGGGCTATGACCGAAATAACAAGCAGCACCACAgtctccttctctgcctccttaTGACCTCCTGTGACCTCTCTGACCAGACCAAGGGCTGGAAGACCACGAGGAAGATTGCA GAGCTGATCTACAAAGAATTCTTCTCCCAGGGAGACTTG GAGAAGGCCATGGGCAACCGGCCGATGGAGATGATGGACCGTGAGAAGGCCTACATCCCTGAGCTGCAGATCAGCTTCATGGAGCACATTGCAATGCCCATCTACAA GCTGCTTCAGGACCTGTTCCCCAAAGCGGCAGAACTATACGAACGCGTGGCCTCGAACCGTGAGCACTGGACCAAGGTGTCACACAAGTTCACCATCCGCGGCCTCCCGAGCAACAACTCGCTGGACTTCCTGGATGAGGAGTACGAGGTGCCTGAGCTGGATGGCACTGGGGGCCCAGTCAATGGCTGTTGCAGCCTTGACTCTGCGTGA